From Aricia agestis chromosome 1, ilAriAges1.1, whole genome shotgun sequence:
AGCCAACATATGTTTGCAGCGTCTTTGGGATGAGCCGCTTTGACGTGTTGTATTTGATAAGCTAGTTAACTCTAGTTCCGACGCGGTTGAGCGGACCCGTCTTCTGGCTGCTGCAACTTGGGACTCCGGACTCTGGCTCCAAGCACTTCCATCACCAAATTTTGGCACGTTACTGGATAATACCACCTTCTCCCTTGCCATCAGTCTGCGATTAGGTTTGTCAACAAACCATCCACTGCTGCCCTTGTGGATCAATGGTAGATCGTCTGGGTCACCATGGGCTTTCTTGCCAGCGGAGCGCTGGTCGTCTGTCGCGCCACGCAGCGTTGAATGATGTTGTTCGTCGGGCTCTTGTCTCCATCAACGTTCCGGCTATTTTAGAGCCGAATGGTATTGCCCGTGATGATGGCAAGAGACCCGACGGCTTAACATTAGTTCCATGGAAAAGTGGGAGGTGCTTTGTGTGGGACGCAACATGTGTCGACACACTGGCGGCCTCCTATTTACATGGAACTTAGGTGACGGCTGGTGCGGCGGCGTGCGAAGCACAAACGCGTAAGCGGCGAAAATATGTATCTTTAAGCCGTGACTACATATTTTTGTCGCTTGCGTTTGAAGCGTTAGGACCATGGGGGGATGAtatgaaaaagtttttcaatgttataTCATTCCGCCTCGTAGATCGCACAGGTGACCAGAGGGCTGGAACGTATTTTGGCCAGCGATCAAGCCTGGCCTTACAGCGGGGCAATGTAGCTAGCATTCTGGGCACTCTCCTTAAAGGCAGTAGTCTGGATGaccacattttttatatttaaactgtttttttttttacttattacgctactttttattgtaatttagttttattgtattagttcaTTGTCATTGGAATTGTCAAAGtcagatttgttttttttaaattgtctaTAGGTTATGGATACTTGTGTcacatattgtaaaatattaacaaaatgtACTTACCTTattgtcaataaataaatatcttaatTAATAGGGGAGATGTTACATATAGGTAATAATTTGCTGACAAGACTGCTCTTTAGTCTGTAGTCTGTACGTGTTCTTTGTCCATTACTTTAAGTCAAGATCACAATACAAGAAGTCGAGTCGAAGCCTGTCTTATTTAACTAATCTCCAAGCTCACCCATCCTGCACAATACAACAATCTGGACATGAGTTTGCGAAAGCAAAAATTGAGGAAATAGCAGAGACAGAAATtgcataaaaatagaaaataaagaaagaaagaaaagaaatttaaattttgaatatgAAGTACTCAAAGCTCAGCTAgagtattacaaaataaaaaactaggtaaatattatataaatgtagGCAACACAGTCGGATGACAGTTGCTAGGCAACTGGCTGTTAGGAATCGGGACTCGGATCTTTGCGATTATTGTATGTTTTCTTACTTATTTCTGGCTCAATATTGTACTGTATTACACTGGCGCCAACCTgtggcttttttttttttcaagaaaataACGAACCCAGTCCCAGTATTCTGTGAACTGTGCAGCTAGCCTGTGGAGTGGACCAAGTATATTCGAAAAATTTGCGAGAAAAGAGGAGAAAAACGCTCGCTTTCAACGTAGTTTACATCGAGAAAAAAGTTACACTGAATCCCTGCGAGAAAAATCCATACTGTCTTCTTCGACCAGCACTAGTGATTATGAATGTAAAAGTTCAACCTCAGAAAATTCAGTAAAGGCGGGACCTTCAACGGCAAATTTAGAAGTCCCATCTAAAATAAAACGAGGCAGAAAGAGCATCTTTGATGAATGCTTTTCTGCAAGTCTCGACTTTGCTAAGCTTAGTGACAAAAAAGCAACTGTTGTTTTGACATCTACGCTCAAACGTGCAGGTACTGATCCATCAGAGTACAATATAAATTCTTCTTCAGTTCGTCGCCAGCGTATGAAGTAAATTAAAAAGGTAGCGGAATCCTTACAGAAATAATTTCAGCCAAATACGCCTCTTACTGTTTATTGGGACAGCAAACTGATGGAAGACATAACAGGACACAAAACAGTGGATCGCCTTCCTATTATAGTGTCAGGACAAGGTGTAGATCAACTTTTGGCTGTTCCAAAACTCAGTCATGGAACTTGGGAGGCGAGAGCTTCAGTTGTTTATTTACATGTTTTTGCTTCGACACCGCTGTGGCTGATGAACTGTGATATGATAAATGGTTTTTGGGTTTAGAATTCTTGTTATCTGCTTGAGGCACACGATGAATACACACAACATCCAAGTCTTGTATCGGCAACTTTATTTCTTTGGCTATTTTCTCAATTATTTGTAGCAGATTTTCACTCCACCTTTCCTGGAGGTTGCAGACTTCTACATTACATATTCTAGCTTGCTGTTCCGTTTACAGAATTTTATTCTCCATATCCACTACACGATCTTGGGTGGAGGAAACCAGGGAAACTTAAGTTTCAACTGTTATAAGGCGTTGATCGAATTCATGCTCGGTATCCAAAAAGAACTGCAGTGATTTTTCCATGTCCAAAATACGCTGATTTAGTTCAGATAATGTCTTACGTATTGATAAGTTATCAGCTGTGATTTTTTGCATATTTGCATTTAGGGAACATGTTAGAATGGATAATTGTTGCGACTTGCCATGTAGTTGTAGTGACGGCCTCCATGACACTTTGATTAATAATTTGTGTGATTTTGTCATTAAATACTTTCATTTGCAAATCAAATTTTTTGcggtttcttttttgcggaaaaatgtacggtttctgtaaataatagcttagttttattccctctttttgtttacacttagatttaagatttcatattagtaattcctattggaaaatgtttatcttgtgtctcatttttataatattgctgtccctttcgcacgggaatgtagtgtgtttcaaacaattgttattgctgtatctttcttgcatagttgcactcgaactattgttgtctcttttttacatggctttattttacacattttattgtttatttatcttataagaatgtttgtttaccattgtattagcttataagaatcccatttgatgtcatattatgtgtaaaatgttatatttcaataaacggactgcattcgttcgacaacaaccgatGGTCTATCGgggctctaacggtacaaatttcctatataaacacgcactttctcggtgcatacacattcacttccgacaagccaagcagatgcatgcgtaagccctgctccaccacactccgctccaagcagtaccaagttttactcctgtgtttccttctcgtctcctgcacctccttctccaggaatcttccatccggcatccttcactttcaagatacagtccactgctctaccacccggcgaccacggccccgccgagtttgtcgtgtcgccaacagTTTCCGTgatattcctaaattacgcgggcgaatccgcgcggaacatctattagtattataaagcggaagagtttgttagtttgtttgtttgaacgcgctaatctcagggactactggtccgatttaaaaaattcttgcagtgttagatagcccatttatcgaggaaggctataggctatattttatcacgctaagactaataggagcgaagaaaatatagaggaaaatgtgcaaAAAAACGGGAGGCAatatatttgaaagggtttGTTTGAAcccgttaatctcaggaactcatgatccgatttgaaaaattatttcagtgttagatagcccatctaTTGAAAAgggctacaggctatattttatcacgctacgactaataggagcgaagaaatagagggaaatgtggaaaaaaacgggggaaattatttgaaagggcttatctcacgaactactggaggaatttttctgttatttggcacaggtaagaagtagaccacgtaaaggattaTAGGCTTTTTgttttggactaatttgtctgtgaaatatctaatttacgcgggcgaagccgcggaaAACGTCtagtgtaatatattatgttaagtacaGGAAGAAAAtaggaaagaaaaaaaaaattatatgggttataaatcttatattggaatctcagaatcggctctaacgattttcatgaaatttagtatatagggggtttcgggggcgataaattgatctagctaggaatcatttttagaaaatgtctttttattcgtgttttatcgataatcgataaactgaaaatatgactcttcctgacatcaattgacgaataataaaactatttcgtGAGCAACTAactgctttaacgacacaacaatagctaaagctattccagcagatggcgttgttaagtaacacgaagtcaatgagtgcttgctataccgagcaaagctcggtcatccaggtactggttatattatactagacgttccgcgtagttcctgagattagcgcgttcaaataagccctgtcaaataattttttcccgtttttttccacattttcccttatttcttcgctcctattagtcttagcgtgataaaatatagcctatagccttcctcaataaattggctatctaacaatgaaataatttttcaaatcggaccagtagttcctaagattagcacgttcaaactaacaaactgcaaattcttttatttggtcATCGCACTGTAGGTCCTTTGTTAAATCGAAATTTATCGTAAGAACTGATAATTAATGATGACATTGTTGTCCTGTatttgtatattaaatatttgtcCAGAGATATGGAGAAATATTTCCccgtgtattaaatatttctcCATATCTCTGCTTCACAGCTAGTGATCGGCATCgttaaaaatctttaagatggTATAGCAGTTTGGGGAAACACCAAtaagtttcttttcataaattagccAAATATTTCACAGCAAGAGGTGTAAGACTCTGTCTTAGACTGCAGTAAGTAAAattttaactgaatgcactcatttgcactaaatgttcgtctacggcatttggataatgcgctttaaactttataatcggattttttaaaactctatataaattttattattgataatatcGTCTATTGAtttcagttcggttgggggccctctgtattcgcggggccctgggctgcagcccaaaaagccataTAGTAGATCCGCCACTGTGCGGgatatgtacggtttccacgtaattcctaatttacgcgggtgaagccacGCGGAACGTCTAATGTTATAATAAAGTGGAAACAAATATGAGGAGTCTCGTAGCTGAAGAAGTGCAAACCATTAGTATTACTACCGAGTACCGACCGATGGACGACAAGAGTGACGGAGAGTTACATTGCTGTCACGGGTCATTACCTGACACAAGAATTGgaatttaaaactgttttatcaGGTTGCTGCCATTTTTATGGAATCCACACAGTACGGTATTCAACATTGCAACCGAGTTAGAAAATATTCTCTCGAGAtggaatttaaaagaaaaggtGAATTTCGCTATTACCGACAATGCCGccaatatgtataaaataaggGACCAcccttaaaataaaacattttggttGTTTTGCGCATACACTCAATTTAACCCTTAATTTACCCGGTAGATCAAACAAGATTTTTTGTATTTAGGAAATGTGAAAAGAGTTACGATAGCGGTCATGTTTCGTCAGTTTTATATGATGGTTCCATAAGGATTTTGAAAGGAGAGATATTTGCatctatgaaaaataaaaaaatattcagccTAGATGTGTAATAGTTACAAATATGTACAATTTCGTCATTACAAATATGTACTGCCAAATGATATCGAGAAACAGAATAAACAAATCTCCTTAGCCGAATCGGATCGTGACCTTCAGTTCATCTAATGGCGTGAGAGTGAAAGTCTTCCTCTCAGGTCTTTTCAACTACATAGTGACGTATTGGATTTGCGAGCGCCAGTTTTCTTGCTGCTAGCTAGATAGGAATCACCTAACTGCCACAAACACCTCATACATCACACATCCTAAATGATCCCTCCGCGGGTCATGGCTCCCAGGGTCAATGTACTGCTGCTGACGCTATCAAGTACATAATTAGTCTGACTTCTACTGTGATGACCTTCTTTTTCTAATTTTCTATAACTTATTAGATGTAAGACATCCAAATcgggtgaaaaaaaaaaaatacacaggaGCTGTGGCATCAACGTCTGGTGCACTTGAATTCAAAAAGTATGCAGTGGGCTACCAAAGCTTTAAAATCCATCAAAATCTGGTTTCAACTGATACATTTCTCTAGAAAATACGCCGTTTATAGCTgaacattttatgaaaaaactaaaattggaCGCTATTATATATGGGGAGAAAGTGATGGAAAAAGAGGTGGCAACATAATTGCTGTATAAGTCAACCAATGTGCTACAATCGTAAGAAAGCGTAAAACCCACCTTAAGCAGACTGATTCTCTTCAACGTAAATGGGTATCCTTTTTGTTTCTTGTTTTCAATGTGTAGtctcaaaatattgacttagtTTGAAAATTGatcgtaatttattttataaaagtcgTAAAAAAATCGggtatctatataaataaacgCAAAAAGTAGTAAATTAACCAAAATACGTCTATTCATCCACAAGTTGTAAAAACTTAGATATTAtttaagctttatttttttatttcttaattttcttCTTCCTTAACTTCCTATGTATAATATAGGAAGTTGAGGAATGACAACAATTTTACACACGTTTCAGCTACTTCAACTGGCAAGTGATTCAATACCACTGCTGTTGATGCCCATTACTACAAGTAAAAGAGTAAACGTTTCGCTTTCGCATTCGTGCGGCTTCGCTTTAGTTGTGAATAATGTGACGCTTCCATGCGCTTTGATACTGCAGTAATATAAATTGAagggtttttttacaaaaactacataactagcattttttgtgatttcgaGATTTTGACAACACTGGATTCCTTAAAGTCAGTGTATGTCGTTTTTAAAAAAACAACCAATCTTACAAGTCATAGCCTTTTAAAAAACGACTACTTTTGCAAGAACTACAAATCTTTTTTAGATTTTcacaaaaacaatttatgtgAACGCATTTTAgcagtttttgtaaaaaaaaagaacgtCACTGATAGCTGTCAAACGAACGTCGTCCTTTCACCTTTGACATTGCGTGAAGaagtcctttaagccactctgacattggcaactcaccgaggcggccatttttaaaagaagaagaagatgtcGAATACCACGCGAAATGATTGTGATATTAATAATGGGAATAAAAAGCGAAAACGGAAGGAAAagaaagaagatattattaaaaataagaaggCTAGAGGTCTGGAGCATATAAATCAAATGAACAAACTTGTTCCAGCACGAAAAAGTGGTCCTGATTGCCGGTAtgtttatttagtatttttgtttttgttttggagaaattttattattattctttagtTTTAGTTCATAAAACcctaaaaaatcgttttttctTCTTTACAGTTGCAAAAGATTTAAGTGTTATACGAAAATTGACACTAGACAAAGAGAAATGATATTGATGAACTTtaaggctcaactcacactggcACAGAGTCGAAGCGACGCGACGCGTTATATTTTTCAGCCTATAGCATATTCATCTCTATTGTTccattatttaagtacaaatttGTGCTATGTAAATATGGAAGCGCACGTCGACGCGCGTTGACGCGCGCATTCGCGCTTCGACGCTCGGCTGGAGTCGAGCGGATTCGCGAGTCGCCGCGCGTTACTCGGCCGCAGTGACGCGTCAGACGCCGACCACTACGGACGGACGACAGTGCTGAACTATACGACAATGGACGAAGatgaaaaattaatttttttagtacAGAAATATGAATGTCTGTTTAACGTCAAGGCGAAAACCTACAGTGATAAAAATTGTAGGAAAAATGCCTGGCAAAAAGTAAGCGGTGAAATGCAAATTTCTGGTAAGTTCTAACTgtttattattacatttacataacatacacaATAGTTATAAagggtgtaaaaaaattaaacccaGAACCGAAAGTGGGGAACACTACTTATCAATGCGAACATTTTCCCTCAAGAAACTATACCTGGGAAATCAAGTTTTTCAGGGATAATTAGGTGCGTAGTTTGTACTCATTTGGTTGTTATATTAACATATTCGTGTTTTGTATCATGCTACCAGCATTTAAAATCGCTAACGAAATCGGTAACAGGGTAAATAACACGAATTGTATGAAATATCATCAATTCAAGTATATACTTTGAAACCGATTATCCTGGAAACCCTTGATTTCCCAGGTATGGTTTCTTgggaaaaaatgtttgtattgACGAGTAGTTTTCCCCACTTTCGGTTCTGGGGgtaatttttttacaccctTTATTTTATGTACACGCGATGTAAATCCAATGAAGTATTCAGTTGTGTTtaataatgtaacattatgaCCACTTTTTTAACATCGTGTGATCATTTCGTTTTGCCATGGTACTGCCCCATGCTCGGATATAAAATAAGATTTGAATTTATCTCTGATCACCATGGCATTTGACGTAGTTTGGTTATCGACTGACcgcatattttgtaatatactaTTACTTGGCAATTGCAAGTTTTCGAGTTCGTCATTTTCTCTTATGTAATTATGCAAACATGTGCATGCAAGAACCATAGAATCAAGATGCATCggttgcatttttatttttttttgaaaaacctcaaatttttGTGACAGGATTCCGAAAGCAATTTCTACTAGGCGCCTTGCTCGACttaagcgataattaaaaattttcttttcatGATTGTCAGACACCTGATTTCCAGGATATGGTCTCATAATGTGTTCGGACAAGGGAAATGCTTCGTCTCCTACAAAAACATGTGGCATTTCTTCTATCATACCTGGCAACCTTTTATTAGGCGGTATAGCAATCGTATTATTTTGTAATCTTTGTCCAAATTTAGAGCTGTTTAATATGCCGCTATCACTGTTACGTCCATATGCTCCAATGTCAACAATAATGAATTTGTACTTTGCGTCAACAACGGCTAACAAGACagtactgaaatattttttgtaattaaagtAGAGACTGCCACTATTCCAGGGAGCCCTTATATTGACGTGTTTACCGTCAATTGCCCCTATACAATTAGGGAAATTCCATATGGTTCTGAATTCCTCCtctattttagtccataattctTGTGTAGGCTTCGGCATAACAAGTGGCTGTAAATATTTCCATATTGCTGCGGAAACTTCATGTACAATTGTTAAAACAGTGCTGTATCCTACTCGATAACTTTGACCTAAGGCTTGAAAGCTTATCGCCGTAGTCAGAAATctgtaacaatttaaaaaatacacgtaaataatacattttattagattaaaataaaagttacaattTTGTGTTCCTTTTTCAGAGGCGGAGTGTCAAAAGCGGTGGAAAAGAATTCGAGATTGCTACAAAAAGGCCATTAGATTAAGGCAATTTAAGAGTGGTTCTGCTAGATCAAATGATAAGCCAATAAGATTTGAAAAAGAATTGGAGTTTTTAAAACCATACTTGCAGAACAAACCACAGACGTGTAACTTAGATAGCTCCGAAGAAACTGACCTAAACACTGATACCGACACCAACTTGTCCGCTGCGTTGCCATCTCGACCCGAATCACAATTATCCAACCATTCCGATACTACACGAAAGAAGTCCCAACCACTATCACAAATGTTATTCGCGCAATATctggaaaataagaaaaaagaagaagatCCAACAGACACATTTTTTCTCTCTATGTCTAAAACCGTTAAACAGATGCCAATACAAATGCAAGCGCAACTGAAACGACAGATATTACTTTTAGTAACTGACGCGGAAATAAAAGTTGCTTCCAATGCTTCCTTTCAACCTGAAACAACTAATATCAACCCAAGGCAAGCAAATACTTCTTCATCCAGTGGCTATACAACAGAACTACGAACCGAATCAGAAAGTCTTCAGCTGCAATCTAATTCCACTAACTATAATGTTAACACATATACAATGCAGCCAAATACCGGCTATTATACAATACAGCTACCAACCACTTATACTCCTTCTACAAATACGTCAACCAGTACCAACTGCACAACCATTAATCAGTTCGGAAATAGCACTTCTTCGAGCTATCGTATAGAAAATCTCGAGCTGCCACCTTCACCGTACATACCATTGCCGATTGGGATGACGACGCGGCAACGGAGGGAAGGCGATAATGACGACAGTGAATGACGTTATGTATGGCTGATGAATGCCctgatttattaattattaaactaagtAAACAGGGTGGGACGGTTCtccaaaaaattataaatacttattttttgtcATACCTACCTATACTTTCCGGAAATAATGTCATGTAGTTTTTAGCTTAAAATGATGTGATATATGCATGCTATCAGTTTCTGGAGAACTGTTccttacaccttgtataataatgcgtaaaaattatgattcaagataaataaatctatataaataaaaacaaatgctTTTATTTTTGTCCTATTTGTGTTCTCAAACTGTCGATCATATTGTAACGAAACTAAGGCAGGGTGTTCTGACGACGCTCGAGAAAAATCCACTGATGTTATAAAGGTCTTCTCACGCAAAATTACAGAACTACTAGGTACGTTACGGTACTACCACCGCCTATCATTTAAAAGCAAATTGAAATAACAAATGCACACACATCCGAGGGGCTAGTGTGAGTTTGATCGAGTACGAAACGTTACTATCGCGTCTGTCGGAATCAAAACTTCCCCATACGTCCGCTAGGGGCGCTGTTCGATTTCCCATACTAATTCGGCTGTGACGCAGACGCGATAGTAACGTTTCGTACTCGATCAAACTCACACAAGGGGTACCGCTCGTTCATCAAGTCCAGTATTACTATGCTTGCGCTGAATTCGAACACAGTTTTCCGAGTCATAGTCGatcaaaaataacaataatagctctTAAAAATTTACGTACATACCTCAAGCATATTGATATCCGCTCTTCAACGGAAATAGGTATTCTTAAATTTGTTTCTTGCTTTTGGATGTGAGGCCTCAAAATATTTACCAAATTTTCAAATTTATCTAAGcccattttataataatcataaaaatatcttGGGTCCTGGCTTAAATCGTTACTACAAAGTGTTTTGAATTCGCCAAGAATATGTCTTTTCTTCCATAACTCGTGAACCCaaaattttcgttttattttccTATTCTCAGCTTCTGATATAATTTTACTTTCTTCCTCTTCAACTTCTGATATTAGCGCAATCATGATAAGATCGATATCAACCATCGTATACTGCCGAGCGAGCACCATTCACGAATGTTCGAAAGTCACTAGTCCAGCACTGTGATCCGAACGCGCTAATACGAGCATCGTCGCGCGCAGACGCACGTCGCCGCGCGGACACGCGCGTCGCCGTGCAAAACATGACGcgtcgcttcgcttcgactctgtgccagtgtgagttgagcctaATGATATTGGCAATAAAAATGTACAGGATGCATATTTAATGGGATTGATGTCAGCCTCTCCGACAGCAAGACACACAGTGAACAATCCACAACGGTTTAGATTGTCTTCTTTTAGTTACAAAATCCGCATAGGACTTGATGAGACTGTAGTGTGCCTGACAGCATTCTGTAatatacatggtgtaacaatTGGGCGTATACGACGATTGCAAGATCTTATGGCAACAAACATCCCATCTCCAAGAGATCAGCGAGGTAAGCACACAgaaaatcgagcaaaaaagactCCAGAATGTATTTTAAATCTGATACCCTATCATATTTCTTCATTCCCTGCTCGACAATCTCGTTATTCACTCCGTGATAATCCTAACTGTTATTATTTGGATGAGGAATTATCAGTCACAGAAATGCATAAGCTGTTCCTGTCCATGTACCACATAAATGTCAGTTTCATGGTGTACTGGTCTATTTTCAAGAAGGAATACAAACTCAAATTTGGTCTGCCTAGAACAGATACCTGTGCTGTTTGTGATTCAtctaacttaaaaataaaatgtgctGCTTTACCTGAAACTGTTCGAATTTTGCAAACGGAACATAAATTACATTTATGTAAGGCTGAAAAATTTCATGAGATAAAGAGACAACAAAAAGAAAGAGCACAGCAAGGAAAATGTGTATGCTTGAGTTTCGACTACATGCAAAACTTATCATTACCACATATAAGAACAGGAGATGTCTTTTATGCAAGACAGCTTTGGTACTATGTATTTGGCATACATGACCTAGCTAGAAATAAAGTACGTATGAATTCTTCTGGAGACTGAaggcaaaaaagggcaaaatgATGTGACTTCATTActgttaaagtattttaatgagCATGATTTTGATAGTGAGCATTTAGTATTACTTAGCGATGGATGCCCCGggcaaaataaaaagtatgtcatggtttattttttgtatgccTTAGTTCATATACTAGGAATGTTCAGTCCATAGAATATATTTTTCCTATCCGTGGCCACTCATATCTTCCTAATGATCAAGATTTTTCCTTGATTGGAAAATTAAAGAAAACATGCACTGTAGAGACTGATGATGAATGGGATGTTATAATAGGTTCTGCACGCAAACACCCCTCTGCATTTGA
This genomic window contains:
- the LOC121726421 gene encoding uncharacterized protein LOC121726421, which codes for MDEDEKLIFLVQKYECLFNVKAKTYSDKNCRKNAWQKVSGEMQISEAECQKRWKRIRDCYKKAIRLRQFKSGSARSNDKPIRFEKELEFLKPYLQNKPQTCNLDSSEETDLNTDTDTNLSAALPSRPESQLSNHSDTTRKKSQPLSQMLFAQYLENKKKEEDPTDTFFLSMSKTVKQMPIQMQAQLKRQILLLVTDAEIKVASNASFQPETTNINPRQANTSSSSGYTTELRTESESLQLQSNSTNYNVNTYTMQPNTGYYTIQLPTTYTPSTNTSTSTNCTTINQFGNSTSSSYRIENLELPPSPYIPLPIGMTTRQRREGDNDDSE